A stretch of the Arachis stenosperma cultivar V10309 chromosome 6, arast.V10309.gnm1.PFL2, whole genome shotgun sequence genome encodes the following:
- the LOC130932870 gene encoding cation/calcium exchanger 1 produces the protein MAKFRKSITPFLNISFIFLLVFLVIKPSNIDYNSKSAPGIKNRRFNHARLLSSDMSVEGCTDLHKFSDDAAKCYYVQTHEDCRSKGYINYLQIFYCSLGNSPVLGHTLLIMWLSVLFYLLGDTASNYFCNNLEGLSKILRLSPTIAGVTLLSLGNGAPDFFASVVSFTKTSDGAVGLNSILGGAFFVSSAVMGIISILVSTKEVAVDKASFIRDVIFFLFSLFVLLIIISVGKLSLLGSICYVSIYFLYVCAVSATHFIYGDDKQEAGEFAVVSSSDESLESGIPLLGYVDDEKPNHLEKVVEETNHEEQRPTFDILKHAENRIFDWNNLGKFLQIVELPLSLPRRLTIPVVNDEKWSKPYAVISVTLAPVLLATVYNTQKENVSSRSSLVTYLTSSLVGIILGNMACVTTKSCSPPRRCLFPWLSGGFVMSVTWTYLIAEELVSLLVSIGNIIGVSPSILGLTVLAWGNSLGDLIANGAMAMNGGPDGAQMAISGCYAGPMFNTLMGLGLPLVLSALNDYPDPYVIPKDTSLYQTILFLMGGVLWALVILPKKNMKLDKSLGVGLVTIYLCFLFIRMAMAIGDLA, from the exons ATGGCAAAATTCAGAAAATCAATCACTCCTTTTCTCAACATATCTTTCATATTCCTCCTAGTATTCCTTGTAATAAAACCTTCAAACATTGATTACAATTCCAAAAGTGCCCCTGGCATCAAGAACAGAAGATTCAACCATGCAAGGCTACTAAGCAGTGACATGAGTGTGGAAGGATGCACAGACCTGCATAAATTCTCCGATGACGCCGCGAAATGCTACTACGTCCAAACCCACGAAGATTGCAGATCAAAGGGGTACATAAACTACCTTCAAATCTTCTATTGCAGCCTGGGAAACTCCCCTGTTCTCGGCCACACACTACTAATCATGTGGCTCTCCGTGCTCTTCTACCTGCTCGGCGACACGGCTTCCAACTACTTCTGCAACAATTTGGAAGGGTTGTCCAAAATCTTAAGACTATCACCAACCATTGCAGGGGTCACCCTTCTCTCGCTAGGGAACGGTGCCCCCGATTTCTTCGCCAGCGTCGTCTCCTTCACCAAAACAAGCGATGGTGCTGTTGGTCTCAACAGCATTCTTGGTGGTGCTTTCTTTGTCTCAAGTGCTGTTATGGGAATCATAAGCATTCTTGTGAGCACAAAAGAGGTTGCGGTTGATAAAGCAAGTTTCATTAGAGATGttattttcttccttttctcaCTCTTTGTCCTCTTAATCATCATCTCCGTTGGGAAACTCTCCTTGTTGGGCTCAATCTGCTATGTTTCTAtatattttctttatgtttgtgCTGTTTCTGCCACACATTTTATCTATGGAGATGATAAACAAGAAGCTGGAGAATTTGCGGTTGTGTCCTCATCGGATGAATCGCTTGAATCTGGGATTCCGTTGTTGGGTTATGTTGATGATGAAAAACCAAACCACTTAGAGAAAGTTGTTGAAGAAACCAATCATGAAGAGCAACGACCAACTTTTG atattttgaaacatgcgGAGAATAGGATATTTGATTGGAATAACTTGGGGAAGTTTCTACAAATTGTAGAGTTGCCACTTTCTCTACCTAGAAGGCTTACAATTCCAGTTGTGAATGATGAGAAGTGGTCCAAGCCATATGCAGTTATATCGGTGACGCTGGCACCAGTTTTGTTGGCAACAGTTTACAacacccaaaaggagaatgtGAGTTCAAGGAGCAGCTTAGTTACCTATTTAACCTCTTCATTAGTTGGAATAATTTTAGGTAACATGGCATGTGTGACCACTAAGAGTTGTAGCCCACCAAGGAGATGCTTGTTCCCTTGGTTATCGGGTGGATTTGTAATGAGTGTAACTTGGACTTATCTAATTGCTGAGGAGCTTGTTTCACTATTGGTCTCCATTGGGAACATAATTGGGGTTAGCCCTTCAATTTTAGGGTTAACTGTCCTAGCTTGGGGTAATTCCCTAGGTGATTTGATAGCAAATGGTGCTATGGCTATGAATGGTGGGCCAGATGGGGCCCAAATGGCTATTTCTGGATGCTATGCTGGGCCTATGTTTAATACCTTAATGGGCTTGGGCTTGCCCCTTGTTCTCTCAGCATTGAATGATTACCCTGATCCTTATGTTATTCCTAAGGATACTTCATTGTATCAAACAATACTGTTCTTGATGGGAGGGGTTCTTTGGGCCCTTGTGATTTTGCCAAAAAAGAACATGAAGCTTGATAAATCCTTGGGGGTAGGACTTGTGACTATATACCTTTGCTTCTTGTTTATAAGGATGGCCATGGCTATTGGCGACTTGGCCTAG
- the LOC130934428 gene encoding uncharacterized protein LOC130934428, whose translation MEGILDENPSSQDNSRPRHPTPEQQEVRNPARMASTIHRSNEHMITDPQHPEKTRDKATQIIQDLCLRVQELEGKLTDKGKYANEHGSQATSRPQSYRGRSPTRYHDRRDDHSTSRNHRHEKSPERRHSKKHHRSASHDLNRQHDSDEDPRHRHTKRTRNDHIIMGATPFTERILRAKLPKGFDKPTDMKYDGTKDPQEHLTAFEARMNLEGASDAVRCRAFPVTLAGPAIKWFNALPNRSITSFHDITRKFMAQFTTRITKAKHPISLLGVTQRQEESTRKYLDRFNDECLTVDGLTDSVASLCLTNGLMNEDFRKHLTTKPVWTMHEIQNVAKDYINDEEVSQVVAANKRQHVATQHGNPTLRHNAPPKENQRDHLKPTHRPPRIGKFSNYTPLTAPITEVYHQIADRGIIPRARPLKERTGGNKTLYCDYHRGYGHKTQDCYDLKDALEQAIRDGKLPEFVKIIREPRRADRDKSPEREGRNPRTQKPPRENTEEDPTIIVNVITGKDVPNKSKLTMKKDLKIMAVKNHDPVTFADSTITFLPEDCQNGTSAGDAPFVISARIGTGLVRRILVDTGADSNILFRGAFEKLGLRNDNLQTHRHGVTGLGDNFLKPDGSVTLPITIGTSNQRKTILSEFVVLKDSTAYNVILGRKTINDFSAVIFTKYLLMKFKAEDGTIGTIHGDREIAAECDNNSLALRKKSQDAAGVFLADLDARLDGQPRPEPEGDMEKLQIGPTKDEYTFINRNLPHDLKEELSQLLKQNRDLFAFTPADMPGISPDLMSHHLAVDPLAKPVAQRRRKMSPDRAAEVQKQVKALLEANFIRELPYTTWLANVVLVKKSNGKWRIYNQIPMHRPDEEKTAFITPDGTYCYKIMPFGLKNAGATYQRLVNKIFRNLTGNKIEVYIDDMLAKTESGEQLTDDLKVIMNTLRKHQMRLNPTKCAFGMEAGKFFGFMITQRGVEANPEKCRAVLEMTSPKNLKDIQKLTGRLTALSRFLRASAQKAIPFFKLMKKGIPFKWEKECEEAFQHFKKVLTEPPTLAKPQTGETLYLYLSITEETIAAALVRENEKKEQKPIYFISKVLQDTEARYSRLEKLAFALLSASRRLRQYFQAHPITVRTDQTVKQVLQKPDLAGRMLAWSIELSQFQIRFEPRNAIKAQALTDFIAEMTPTKRTPEPWKLHVDGSSNSTHGGAGIILENQNGITIEQSIRYDFPVSNNQAEYEALLAGLNLAREVGAKVLEVNTDSQVVCSQINGSYQTRDPLLQQYLKKVSETKEGFENVSIHHVPRERNARADLLSKLASTKSGHGNRSLIQEVVKSPSVSTEINAHLTSSNRESWTYPILQYLRDGILPPDPKEERKIKREAANYTIIAGQLYKRGFSQPLLKCVEPEDTEYILHEIHEGCCGHHIGGKTLAQKIIRAGYFWPTIIRDSIQLTKSCDKCQKHANIHQAAPHQLSVISAERPFGSWGIDLVGPFPTAPGQLRYLIVAIDYYTKWIEAEPLASITATQCRKFVWRQIITRFGIPEVIISDNGTQFTDKKFRELLEGLHVSHRFSSVEHPQTNGQVESANKVIIKGLKKRLDEAKGLWADELGSVLWSYRTTPQTSTGETPFRLTYGVEAVIPVEIGDPSPRKTVGGNDEEAERDLIDEARSIAHVKELALKQRISLRYNHGVIRREFADNDLVLRRNDIGLPTPGEGKLAPNWEGPYRVKAVIGKGAYKLERLDGSEIPRTWNAANLRRYYT comes from the exons ATGGAGGGTATCTTGGACGAAAATCCATCAAGCCAAGACAACTCCCGACCACGTCATCCGACCCCAGAACAACAGGAGGTCAGGAACCCAGCCCGGATGGCCAGCACCATCCACCGCTCAAACGAACACATGATCACAGACCCTCAACATCCCGAAAAAACAAGGGACAAAGCGACACAGATCATTCAAGATCTCTGCCTCCGAGTCCAGGAACTTGAAGGTAAACTAACCGACAAAGGAAAATACGCCAACGAACACGGAAGCCAGGCAACGTCCAGACCACAATCCTACCGCGGAAGGTCGCCAACTCGGTATCATGATAGAAGAGATGATCATAGCACCTCGCGCAACCACCGACACGAGAAATCGCCAGAACGGCGACACAGCAAAAAACACCACCGCAGCGCATCCCACGATCTGAATCGTCAGCACGATTCGGACGAAGACCCGAGACACCGGCACACCAAGCGCACAAGAAACGACCACATCATAATGGGAGCCACGCCCTTCACGGAGAGAATCCTAAGAGCGAAACTCCCCAAAGGCTTCGACAAACCCACCGACATGAAATACGACGGAACTAAAGACCCTCAAGAGCACCTAACGGCCTTCGAGGCCAGAATGAACTTAGAAGGAGCATCCGACGCAGTCCGATGCAGAGCCTTCCCAGTAACCCTTGCCGGCCCAGCGATCAAATGGTTCAACGCCCTCCCGAACAGATCCATAACTAGCTTCCACGACATCACAAGAAAATTCATGGCCCAGTTCACAACCCGAATCACCAAGGCCAAACACCCCATCAGCCTGTTAGGGGTCACACAAAGGCAAGAAGAATCCACGAGAAAATACCTCGACCGCTTCAACGACGAATGCCTGACGGTCGACGGACTCACGGACTCCGTTGCCAGCCTCTGCCTAACTAACGGACTCATGAATGAAGACTTTCGCAAACATCTCACCACCAAACCAGTGTGGACCATGCACGAAATCCAGAACGTCGCCAAAGATTACATCAACGACGAGGAAGTCAGCCAGGTCGTCGCTGCCAACAAGCGGCAGCACGTCGCCACCCAACACGGCAACCCGACTCTCCGTCATAACGCACCACCCAAAGAGAACCAACGAGACCACCTTAAACCGACCCACCGACCACCAAGAATAGGAAAATTCTCCAACTACACTCCCCTAACAGCACCAATTACTGAGGTATACCACCAAATAGCAGATCGAGGCATCATCCCCAGAGCCCGACCACTCAAGGAAAGGACAGGAGGAAACAAAACCCTCTACTGCGACTATCACCGCGGATACGGCCACAAAACACAAGATTGCTACGATCTTAAAGACGCTCTTGAGCAGGCCATACGAGACGGCAAACTCCCCGAGTTCGTCAAAATCATCAGAGAACCAAGGCGTGCCGACAGGGACAAATCACCAGAAAGAGAAGGACGCAACCCAAGAACCCAAAAACCACCCAGGGAAAATACCGAAGAAGATCCGACTATCATAGTAAACGTCATCACGGGCAAGGACGTGCCAAATAAGTCAAAACTAACAATGAAAAAAGACCTCAAGATAATGGCCGTCAAAAACCACGACCCAGTCACCTTTGCCGACAGCACGATAACCTTCCTACCCGAGGACTGCCAGAACGGCACCTCGGCCGGAGATGCCCCCTTCGTCATATCAGCCCGAATCGGAACAGGACTAGTAAGAAGAATACTCGTGGACACGGGTGCCGACTCCAACATCCTCTTCCGAGGAGCTTTCGAAAAACTCGGGCTCCGCAACGACAACCTCCAAACGCATCGTCACGGCGTCACAGGTCTCGGAGATAACTTCCTCAAACCAGACGGCTCGGTTACTCTCCCCATCACCATAGGAACAAGCAACCAGAGAAAGACGATCCTATCCGAATTCGTCGTCCTAAAAGACTCCACAGCCTATAACGTCATTCTCGGGAGAAAAACAATCAACGACTTCTCGGCAGTCATCTTCACCAAATACCTTCTCATGAAATTCAAAGCCGAAGACGGCACCATTGGAACTATTCACGGAGACCGAGAAATTGCAGCCGAATGCGACAACAATAGCTTAGCCCTAAGGAAAAAATCCCAAGACGCGGCCGGAGTATTCCTTGCCGACCTAGACGCACGGCTTGACGGCCAACCTAGACCGGAACCAGAAGGGGACATGGAAAAACTACAAATAGGACCAACCAAAGATGAATACACGTTCATCAACAGAAACCTCCCACACGACCTCAAAGAAGAACTCTCGCAACTTCTGAAACAAAACAGAGACCTATTCGCATTCACACCAGCTGATATGCCGGgaataagccccgacctgatgtctCACCACCTGGCAGTAGACCCCCTAGCCAAACCCGTGGCGCAAAGAAGACGGAAGATGTCACCAGACCGAGCCGCCGAGGTCCAAAAACAAGTAAAAGCCCTACTCGAAGCCAACTTCATCCGAGAACTCCCCTACACGACCTGGCTAGCCAACGTCGTACTAGTTAAAAAGTCTaacgggaagtggcgaat CTATAACCAGATCCCGATGCACCGACCAGACGAAGAAAAGACAGCATTCATCACCCCAGACGGAACCTACTGCTATAAAATAATGCCCTTCGGCTTGAAAAACGCCGGAGCCACCTACCAGCGACTAGTTAACAAGATATTTCGCAACTTAACCGGAAACAAGATAGAAGTCTACATCGATGATATGCTCGCCAAAACGGAATCCGGTGAGCAACTAACCGACGATCTAAAAGTCATAATGAACACCTTACGAAAGCACCAAATGAGACTCAACCCAACAAAATGCGCTTTCGGAATGGAAGCAGGAAAATTCTTCGGATTCATGATCACACAACGCGGAGTTGAGGCAAACCCGGAAAAATGCCGTGCCGTCCTCGAGATGACAAGTCCCAAGAACCTCAAAGATATCCAAAAGCTCACCGGCCGACTAACCGCACTATCCCGGTTCCTCAGAGCTTCGGCACAAAAGGCAATCCCTTTTTTCAAACTTATGAAAAAAGGGATTCCATTCAAATGGGAGAAGGAATGCGAAGAAGCTTTCCAACACTTCAAAAAGGTCCTAACAGAACCTCCAACCCTCGCAAAACCTCAAACAGGGGAAACACTATACTTGTACCTCTCCATAACGGAAGAAACAATCGCAGCAGCACTCGTCCGGGAAAACGAGAAAAAGGAACAAAAGCCCATATACTTCATAAGCAAGGTGCTACAAGACACGGAAGCCCGTTATTCACGACTAGAAAAACTGGCTTTCGCACTCCTCTCGGCATCCCGACGACTACGACAATACTTCCAGGCCCACCCCATAACGGTCCGAACCGACCAAACGGTCAAACAAGTATTACAAAAACCCGACCTAGCAGGGAGAATGCTAGCATGGTCCATCGAGTTATCCCAATTCCAGATCAGGTTCGAGCCCCGAAACGCCATCAAAGCACAAGCCTTAACCGACTTCATCGCCGAAATGACTCCGACCAAGCGGACACCCGAACCATGGAAACTGCACGTCGATGGCTCATCGAACTCCACTCACGGAGGCGCCGGAATCATACTCGAAAACCAAAATGGGATCACAATTGAACAATCAATAAGATACGACTTTCCAGTATCAAataaccaagcagaatacgagGCCCTTTTGGCAGGCCTAAACCTAGCTCGGGAAGTCGGCGCCAAGGTACTCGAAGTTAACACCGATTCCCAGGTGGTATGCTCCCAAATCAACGGGAGCTACCAAACCCGGGACCCCCTGCTCCAACAATACCTCAAAAAAGTAAGTGAAACCAAAGAAGGATTCGAAAACGTCTCCATACATCACGTCCCCAGGGAGCGAAACGCCAGGGCGGATCTACTTTCCAAGCTGGCCAGCACGAAGTCAGGACACGGCAACAGATCGCTAATCCAGGAGGTCGTTAAGTCGCCTTCCGTATCGACGGAAATCAACGCACACCTAACATCCTCAAATCGGGAATCTTGGACATACCCGATCTTGCAATATCTCCGCGACGGAATCCTACCACCAGATCCGAAAGAAGAgaggaaaataaaaagagaagcCGCTAACTACACCATCATAGCAGGACAGCTATACAAACGCGGATTCTCGCAGCCCCTACTTAAATGTGTAGAACCCGAGGACACGGAATACATACTCCACGAGATCCACGAAGGCTGTTGCGGTCACCACATCGGAGGAAAAACGCTAGCCCAAAAAATCATCAGGGCCGGCTATTTCTGGCCCACAATCATTCGAGACTccatacaactcacaaaaaGCTGCGACAAATGCCAAAAGCATGCCAATATCCACCAAGCCGCCCCACACCAACTTAGCGTTATATCGGCTGAACGGCCATTCGGCAGTTGGGGAATCGACCTCGTCGGGCCCTTCCCCACGGCACCCGGCCAACTTAGATATCTCATCGTCGCCATAGattactacaccaaatggattGAAGCCGAACCCCTGGCCTCCATCACGGCAACCCAATGCCGGAAATTCGTCTGGCGACAGATCATTACCCGGTTCGGAATTCCCGAAGTCATCATCTCCGACAACGGAACCCAATTCACAGACAAAAAATTCAGAGAACTCTTAGAAGGATTGCACGTGTCCCATCGCTTCAGCTCGGTAGAACATCCCCAAACAAACGGACAGGTGGAATCCGCCAACAAAGTTATCATCAAAGGACTTAAGAAACGACTCGACGAAGCCAAGGGATTATGGGCAGACGAGTTGGGATCAGTCCTATGGTCATACCGAACAACACCCCAAACGAGCACGGGAGAAACGCCCTTCCGACTAACATACGGCGTAGAAGCTGTCATCCCAGTAGAAATCGGGGACCCCAGCCCCAGAAAAACGGTTGGAGGTAACGACGAAGAAGCAGAACGAGACCTCATAGACGAAGCAAGAAGCATAGCCCACGTCAAAGAATTAGCACTCAAACAAAGGATCAGCCTAAGGTATAATCACGGCGTCATCCGACGAGAATTCGCGGACAACGACCTCGTCCTACGACGAAACGATATCGGCCTCCCGAccccaggagaaggaaagctcgcacCCAACTGGGAAGGACCATACAGAGTCAAGGCTGTAATCGGAAAAGGAGCATATAAACTCGAACGACTAGACGGCAGCGAAATACCGAGAACTTGGAACGCAGCCAACCTGCGAAGATACTACACTTAA